Part of the Halopseudomonas maritima genome, TTACATTGAATCAGATACCAGTTGGACGCGCTGTTGACGTTATATCCAGACATCCTGTCACCCGAGCGATGCCTAGCGTCGCTTTCAACTAAACACGATGATTTGGCCCTCGCCTGGCGCATGATGACGTCACCTCGCACTCTCTGGTAAGGACTGCTGCGCCATCATAGCCACCACCCAGCCAACCGGACAAGACTTGACTACCAGGGCAACACATGGTCTCAGCGAGCCAAACCACTCATAACCTGGCGCACAGAGACAGTCCAATCTATTGATCGCCCACTCCAAAACCCATGAGCACTGTCTCAGACTGACAACAGACAGACAGCTTTTACGCCACGCCAGCCTTGTATTTGCGACGAGACTCGCAAAATAAACCACAATGCTCAGACGATTTTCTGTCACAAAACCGACTTGCCAGCCCACTAAAGTAGGCCTGCCGCAGAGGCCTCCCTGACCGGCGCGACACGGGCCGGGAGCACGCATCAGGATTGTCCTGATTGCACTTGCGCAACAAGGCTCTGTTCTGGGGGTTTTCATTCAACTCCATCTGCGTATAATCATGGTCGTATTTCCCACGTAACAAGGAGACGAGTTATGAATAAACAAGTACTTGCACTAATTGCCAGCGGCCTGTTGCTCGCCTCCGGCGCAGCTATGGCTCAGGGCACGACCGACACTAGCGCCAATGGCGCTGCTGGCGGTTCGGGTAGCGCAACAGGTGCCACCAGCGGAGCTGCTGCTGGCGGCGGAGCAGCTGCTGGCGGCCTTGGCGCCATGGGCGGCGTCGTCATCGGCGGCGCGGTGATTGGCGGCGCTGTTGCTGCAGCCAACGATGACGGCGATGGCTCTAGCGGCACTACCGGTACTACCGGCACTACCGGCACTACCCCCTGATCCGGGGCGCTTCTTAAAGGATACAAAGCCACCCACCAGCACGTACGCTTGGGTGGCTTTTTTTTGCATGACGTTATCGCCGCCTATTTAACTAATAAGAACTTCCGCTCATGACTCGCATTACTCTCGGCGCCCTCGGCGCAACGACTCTCTTACTGCAAGCCTGCATGTTTTCCCCAGGCATGCATATGGACACGGACCGTCTGATTGCTGAAGACTCTGTCGAGGCAAGCATGGTCGAGATGGTGCAAATCACCCCCAAGGTACTCGCACAGGAAAGCGTCGTGCGCCCCGAGCGGCAGATTCCCCAGGCACTACTGGACTACACCCCCGAAAACTATCGCCTTGGCCCCAATGATGCGCTCTTTATCACCGTGTGGGACCATCCAGAGCTGACCATCCCGGGCGGCCAGCAGCAACCATCCTCGGCCAACGCACGGGTGGTACGCGACGACGGCACCCTGTTCTACCCTTTCATTGGCAACGTAAAAGTGGAAGGGCTAACCCAGGAAGAGCTGCGCAAACTTATATCTGAGCGCTTGGCCCGCTACATTGAGCAGCCTCAGGTTGACGTCAACATCCTCGAGTACAACAGCCAAAAGGTGACCCTTAGCGGCGCCTTTGTTGAGCCTGGGTTCCGAGCAATAAACTCTCAACCACTTACCCTGCTTCAAGCCGTCGGCGAAGCAGGAATAGACCAGAACCGTGCTGACCTTTCTCGCCTGCAGATTCTACGCGACGGCCAAATCTATACCCTGGATTACGACTACCTTACCGGACACCCCAGCGCAGTCGGCAGCATTTACCTGAAAGACGGCGACAAGTTGCACTTTGGCCTGAACGATGCTCGCAAGGTCTTCGTCATGGGCGAGGTGCCCCGCCCGACGGCATTGGCCTACAGCACCAGCCGGATGACCCTGAGTGAAGTCTTGGCTACGGTGGGCGGACCATCCCCGACCACCTCCAGCGGCCGCGAGGTCTACGTCATTCGCGGCGTCGAAAATCTGGAAACCGACAAAGCCACCGTTTTTCAGCTGAACGCCCAGTCTCCTTCTGCCTTTATTTTGGCTGATCAGTTTGAAATGCAGCCGCAAGACGTCGTTTTTGTAGGGGCAGCCGGAATTACTCGCTGGAACCGCTTTATCAGCCAACTACTGCCTAGCGCGACACTCGTTGGTACCGCAGCAAGGGCAGGTAGCGATTACAACGACTTCACCGACGACAATTGATCGTGTACTGCAAGTGGACCCTGCGCAGCTGCGCCTTGCTCGCAGCTGCGATAACTGTTGGCGGCTGCAACTCGATGACCTCCAACGCCGTCGACAGTTTTCGCTTGGCGTGGCAGGGCAAGGTCAACGAAATACCTGACAGCCAAGTACAGGCCGTGACCGGTGATAGCCTGCTGATACGCGCAGGAGCAGCGGAGGCACTGTTTACCGCGCCGGCAGGCAGCACCGGCTGCATCGCCTGGTGGGGCATCTCCGAGCAAGTTGAGACGTGTTACGGGCGAATCAGCCAAATTGTCGGGCTCGAGACAGACGTTGCCCAGCATCTGGCCGCAGGCGACCCGTTCCAAAGCGGACTGTTAAATGTAACCGAGGGCCAGCAGGTGACTCGGCTGGTTGATTTTCCGCTCTCCTATCAAACCGGCATCACCCAAATTGCGACCTACTCTATCGGCCCACGCGAATCTCTCACCCTGTTTGGGCAGACTGCGCAATACCAGCGCATTGACGAACGCATCTGGATGCCGGAGCTGGACTACTCAGCACTCAACCAGTACTGGGTAGACCCTGCCACCGGGCAAGTACGGCGCAGCTTACAACACCCTAGCCCCGAGTTCCCGGTCTTTGAAGTCATCAGCACCCACAAGCATGGCAAGGATGCACAAGAATGATCGCTAGGCTGCTACTGGCTGCTTTGCTGCTCCACCCTCCGCTACTCGCTGCCGCTCCCACGTTCAGTATCGACGGTGCAGTAGACAAGCCTGGCACCTATAACTGGCAGCCTGGCGTTCGCCTGCTAGACGCCTCTGTAACCGCGCAGGTGAACCCCGACGCCTGGTACATGGGCGCCACTCTGCAGCGCGAGAGCGCCAAGCTGGAGCAGCGCAAACTTAAGGTAGGCCTGCTATTCGACCTGCGCAGCGCCAAGGTACGCTCGAGGCTGTCGCACAACCCCGAAGCCCAAGCACTGATTGAGCAACTGATTGCACAAGTCCAAGCCATGCCAGTCACCGGCCGCGTTATGGCTGAAATGAACCCTTTAAAACAGCGCCTGATCCGCCACAACCCGCTGCTGGAAGCCGGTGATAGCATCAGTTATGCGCACCGCCCATCCAGCATAACCGTAACCGGTGCAGTACAGGCAACGTGTCAACTTGCGTATTCTTACACCGCCACCCCATATGACTATCTGGCCGCCTGCCCGGCACACCCCCTGGCCTCTGCCGATAGCTTGTTCCTTATACAGCCTGACGGGGCAGTGATCCATTTGGGCAGCGGGCACTGGAATCAACAGACCGCCCCTGTTGCTGTTGGCGCCACACTATTAGTCCCTGTAAGCGAGGCGGTACTTACGGCTGCCGACGAGCCGGAAACCTTCAATGAGGACATGGCAGCCTTTATTGCCACTCAAACACCCGCACAGGAGCGCGCCAGGTAATGCAGCGTCCATTCCTGACAACCCTGTCCGCCGCTGCGCTACCGTCAATGCTAGTGGTCAGCTTAACCGCCACTGCCGACATCAATAGCCGCTACAGCACCACGCAGCATGACTTTGGTGGCGTAGGCCTGTTGCAAACACCAACGGCGCGCATGGCAGAAGACGGTAACTTGAGCTTTAATGCTAACCGCACCGAGCCTTACAGCCGTTACAGCATCTCGGCACAACCGCTACCTTGGCTTGAGGGCACTATTCGCTATATCGCCATCACCAACCGCAACTACGGACCAGAAGAATTTAGTGGCGACCAAAGCTTCAAGGACAAGGCGATTGACTTCAAGGTTCGGCTGCTGAAAGAGGGCTACTGGACCCCACAAGTTGCATTCGGTATGAGAGACGCCGGTGGTACAGGGCTTTTCTCCAGCGAGTACTTTGTCGCCAACAAACGCTTTTACGACCTGGACGTTAGCCTGGGTTTAGCCTGGGGTTACATCGGCAACCGGGGCGGGATTACAAACCCCCTAGGCTGGCTTAAGGACAGCTTCAAAGACCGCGGCGAGGTCACCGCGGACGTATCTCAAGCCGGCGACCTTGGCACCAACCGTTATTTCAAAGGGCCGATCGGCATATTCGGCGGTGTTGAGTACCAGACGCCCTGGGATCGCCTGCGCCTCAAAGTTGAGCTGGATGGCAACGATTACCAGTCCGAACCGTTGAGCAACCAGATAGATCAAGACTACCCCATCAACTTTGGGGCCACTTATCGCCTGGGTGAAAACATCGACCTGACCGCAGCGCTGGAGCGCGGCAATACCGCGATGTTCGGCATTACCTATCAAGCGAACATGAAGACCAACCCCGAGCCGAAAAAATACCTCGACCCCGCACCCGAAGCACGACGCAGGCTGCCCGTTGGCGTCAACGGTGGCCAGGTTGATTGGGCCGACATCAGCCGGCGGCTCAACGAGAATGCCGGTATCAAGGTGCACCAGATCTCGCTGCACGACGATGAGGTGATCGTCACCGGCGAACAGACCCGTTTTCGCAACCGCGCCCAGGGCATCGGTCGGGCCGCTCGCGTGCTGGACAACAGTTTGGGCGAAGGTAGCTATGACTGGTATACCTTGGTGTATCGCCCCCGCGGAATGGACGTTAGCCAGACCAGCATCAATGCCGACACCCTGCGCCGCTACGAAATGAATGAGGTCAACGCTGACACATTGCGCAAGGGAGTAGTAAATGCCGTGCCGTCGGTACTGGATGACGACGTCGTTTACACCGCCCCACTGGATAAATACAGCTTCGGTACCTCGCTCGGCTATACACAAAACGTCGGCGGCCCAGATGGCTTTCTTCTGTATCAATTCTTGTTGCGCTTTAACGGTGCCTACTACTTTGATGAGAACAAGTGGCTAAACGGCAGCGTCGGGGTCAACCTGCTGAACAACTACGACAAATTCAAGTACGACGCCCCGAGTAATCTGCCACGCGTGCGCACCGATATTCGCTCGTATGCCACCAGCTCAGATGTCCAGCTCAGCCGGCTGCAATACACACAGACCCACCGCCTGGATCGTGACCTGTATGCCATGGCCTACGCCGGTCTGTTTGAGTGGATGTACGGTGGTGTTGGCGGTGAAGTCCTGTACCGCCCCTACGGTGCAAACTGGGCAATTGGCGCAGACTTTAACTGGGTCAAGCAGCGCGGCTTTGAGCAGGATTTCAGCTTCCGCGATTACTCCACGCTCACAGGCCACGTGACCGGCTACCTGCAGACAGGCATCTATGACGTGCTGGCCAAGGGTAGCGTGGGGCGCTACCTTGCCGGCGATTATGGCGCCACGCTGGACTTGTCTCGTCGCTTTGACAACGGCTTCACGATGGGCGCCTGGGCGACCATGACTAATGTCTCCAAGGAGGAGTTTGGTGAGGGTAGTTTTGACAAAGGTGTCTATATCCAGATTCCGTTCGACGCCTTCTTCATTCGCTCCACCACATCAGTCGGCACCATCGCCTGGAACCCGCTTACCCGCGACGGTGGCGCTCGCCTTGCACGCTACTACCAACTCTACAACTTCACCAGCGACCGCGATCTAGATAACTTCAACGACGGCTTTCGCCGCCTCACCGAGTAATGTTGATGTGGCGCGAGCTGGAACGCTACCGCCTGATATGGCGACCGTTGTTTGTTATCGTGTTCTTCGCACTGCTGGCATTGGGGCTGTATCTGGGCATGCGCCCCACCCCGCCGCCTGCGGCCTATAGCTGGCAGGCCAGCCTGTATCATGGCGGCGGCATCTTTGCGCTGACGCTGTTGAGCTTCCTGGCTTTTGCACGCTGGCCCTGGTGGCTACGTGCGGTGTTGATGACAGCGGTGGGTGGAGCCGTGGAGATGGTGCAGGCGCTGCACCCCACGCGCTCGACAGACTGGAACGACATTATTGCCAACAGCATCGGACTGGTGATCGGCCTCCTTTTGATAGGCAGCTATCAATACATGCTGCGCCGCCAAGCTAACTAGCCGCCCCCTCTATAAAACACCCCACGACTCAATCGCCCCTCTGACAGACCTGACTTGGCCTGCGCCCGGGTGCTCGCACGGCACACGCCAACCCTCTGCAGCGTCAACATTCAGACCGCTTGTCGATATACGCTGTTTTTTGTCATTTTTGCGTCACACATCGCAGAGACGAATCTTCCTTACTGATAGTTTCAAGCCTGGAACATTGATAAGGAGCGTCCATGTCCATAGACGATTTCAAACCTCGCTTCACCCGCACGGAAATTTGGAAGGGTTGGCAGCGCACGCCACCCAAGCCAGAGCGCCAGATCCCCTATGACCTGCAGCTGATTACCTTGCGCCTGGCAGACTCACTGCCCGCCAGTGCGATGCTGTCGCTGCAGCAAGAGGTAAGAGCCCAGCCACCCCAAGAGCGCGTTCTGTACCGCCGCAAACGCCTGGATCACTACCTGCAGCAGGGCCATGGTTGCTGCCTGCTGAAGCACCCCAAAATGGCGGCCGAGCTGGCCGACGCGCTGGAAAGCCAGAACCGCAAGCGTTACAAGCTGATAGCCTGGTGCATCATGCCCAATCACGCGCAAATCCTGCTCGAACCCACCTACGCGACCCCGCGCATCATCCAGGGCTGGAAAACAGCCACCACCCACTGGATGCAAAGCAACAAAGAGGCGCTGGCTCTGGAGACGCCCGGCCGCCTGCTATGGATGCGCGACTACTGGGACAGATACATCAAGGATGAACAGGATCTGCACCAGAGCATTCAGGAGCTGCATGGCACACCGGTGTCTGCGGGCTTATGCGAACAACCGCAACAGTGGCGCTGGTCCAGCGCCTATGAGTCCGGGTGAATTGATCGCGCCCTGCGGGCATAATGATCGCCTTAGCCAGGAGACCCCATGCACCCAGACGAACAACAACGGCTGCTGACAGAATTAGTCAGCCTGACGCGCGCCGCAGGCGACGTGATCATGGATATTTATCACAGCGACTTTGCGGTGCGAGGCAAGCACGATGCGTCGCCCGTCACGGACGCCGATGAGCGCGCCGAGGCGCTGATTCTGGCCGGCCTGGCCGAGTTGGGAGTGGCCTTTCCCGTGGTGGCGGAGGAAGCCACCGCCGCCGGCCATGTGCCCGAGGTAGCTGACTGCTTCTGGCTGGTTGATCCGCTTGATGGCACACGGGAGTTCATCAACCGCAACGGGGAATTTACCGTCAACATCGCGCTGATTGAGCACGGCAGCCCCTTGCTTGGCGTCGTTTACGCGCCCGCTATCAACGCGCTGTACGCCGGATCACGCGCTGGCGGCGCTTATGTCGAAGATACCGAAGGTCGTCGCGCTATCCGGGCCCGGGCGCCTGCCTCAGAGGGGCTTGATGTGTTGGCCAGCCGCTCCCACGGCGATGATGCTGCACTCAAACAGCTGCTGGCCGAGCGTCCTATCCGTTCACTCATCAATGCCGGTTCTTCTCTCAAGCTCTGCCTGCTGGCGGCCGGCCAGGCCGACATATACCCGCGGCAGGGGCGAACGATGGAATGGGATATCGCAGCGGGCCACGCAGTATTGGCTGCAGCAGGCGGGCAGATACAAACCCTGGACGGCGGCCCACTGTTGTACGGCAAACCGGGATTTGAAAACCCTCACTTTGTCGCCAGCGGCGCTCAGCCGTTTTTTTCATAGCCCCGTTGTAGTAACGCAAACTCGGACGCGGGGCCTGTTGGCAGACAATAAAAAACGCCCGACAGCGGCAGCGCCGTCGGGCGTTTTAGCAACAACTGGGACGATCAGGCAGCAGGCTGCGCGGCCTTGACCATAGTCTGCAGCTCGCCGGACTCATGCAGCTCGAGAATGATATCGCTACCACCTACCAGCTCGCCGTTAATCCACAGCTGCGGAAAGGTGGGCCAGTTGGCGTAGCCCGGCAGAGTGGCGCGAATGTCCGGGTTTTGCAGAATATCGACATAGGCAAACTTTTCGCCGCAAGCCATCAGCGCCTGCGAGGCGCGGGCGGAAAAGCCGCACTGAGGGGCGTTGGGCGCACCTTTCATGTAGATCAGCACCGGGTTGTTGGCGATCTGTTCTTTGATGGTATCGATGGTATCCATGGCATTCCTCATGAGGTTGACGGCGTTCGGGCGCCTTGCAGACCGAACATTCTAACGCAAACTACCCTGCCTTGCGGAGGGGCCAAGCCCCAGCCATTTGCCAGCGGCCGGATTTTCCCTATAAGATCGCTGCTTCTCTTTATTACTGTGGCTGTTACCAGGCCGTCAGGCTTCTGGTAGGGCGACGTATTTCCGGTCGTCAGGCGACCGAGGTTACTAGGTAGTACCAATATGACTACACGGCACTTTTTATCGCTGATGGACTGCTCGGAAGTCGAGCTCATCAGCTTGATCAAACGCGGCGTTGAGCTCAAGTCCCTGCACCGCCAGGGCGTGGTCTACGAGCCCCTGAAAAACCGCGTATTGGGGATGATCTTCGAAAAGGCATCCACCCGCACTCGGGTGTCCTTTGAGGCTGGCATGATTCACCTGGGCGGCCAGGCTATCTTCCTGTCACCACGCGACACCCAGCTGGGCCGTGGCGAGCCGATCGAAGACAGCGCTCGCGTGCTCTCCAGCATGTGCGACGCCATCATGATTCGCACCTTTGCGCACGAGACCTTGGAAACCTTCGCCCAATACTCGAAAGTGCCGATCATCAACGGTCTGAGCGATGACCTGCACCCCTGCCAGTTGCTGGCGGACATGCAGACCTATCTGGAGCACCGCGGCTCGATCAAAGGCAAGACTGTTGCCTGGATCGGCGATGGCAACAACATGTGCAACACTTTCATCCAGGCCGCCATCCAGTTCGACTTTCAGCTGCGCGTTGCCTGCCCAGAGGGCTACGAGCCGGCTCAGCAGTTTCTGGACCAGGCCGGCGAGCGCGTGACCATAGTGCGCGATCCGCTGGAAGCCGTCGCGGGTGCACACTTGGTAAACACCGACGTGTGGGCCTCCATGGGCCAGGAAGACGAGGCCGCAGCACGTCTCAAACAGTTCGCACCTTATCAGGTAACGCCAGCCATGCTGGATGCGGCCGACGAATCGGTGTTGTTCATGCACTGCCTGCCCGCCCACCGCGGCGAGGAAGTCAGCGACGCCTTGATGGACGACCCGCGCAGCGTGGTCTGGGACCAGGCAGAGAATCGCCTGCACGCGCAGAAAGCGCTGGTCGAATTTCTGCTGGTCGAGTAACCCCATGACCACGCCAGTGCTGGAACTCGATTCACTCAACTGCGGCTATGGCCAGCAGTTGATCGTCAATGCACTGAGCATTCATTTGCGTGAAGGTGATATCGGCTGTCTACTCGGCCCCTCGGGCTGCGGAAAGACCACCACCCTGCGGGCGATTGCCGGCTTCGAGCCGATTACCGGTGGTGCGATCCGCCTGGATGGCAAGCCGCTGAGCACAACTCAGCTGCGCGTGTCGCCCGAGCAGCGACAAATCGGCATGGTGTTTCAGGACTACGCGCTGTTCCCGCACCTGACCGTGGCGGAGAACGTGAGCTTTGGCATTCACACATCGCCCGAGCGCAAGCGCATCGTCGATGAGCTGCTGTCGCTGGTCAAACTCGACAAGCTCGGCCGGCGCTACCCACACGAGCTGTCCGGCGGCCAGCAACAACGCGTCGCTTTGGCCCGCGCCCTGGCCCCCAACCCGCGCCTACTGTTGCTGGACGAGCCGTTTTCCAACCTTGACGGTGAGCTGCGCCGCAGACTGTCCGCCGAGGTTCGCGAGATACTCAAGTCGCGTGGCATCAGCGCCATGCTGGTCACCCACGACCAGGCAGAAGCCTTTGCCGTATGCGACCAGGTAGGCGTGTTGAAAGACGGCCATTTGCAACAGTGGGATACCCCTTACAACCTCTATCACGAGCCGACCACTCCCTTTGTCGCCAGCTTTATTGGGCAAGGATATTTTATTCGCGGCCACATGCAGGCGCGCGACACCGTGGCGACCGAGCTGGGTACGATTCAGGGCAACCGCGCCTATCCGATGACCGAGGGCAGCCCCGTGGACGTGCTGTTGCGACCGGATG contains:
- a CDS encoding YjbF family lipoprotein, with translation MTSNAVDSFRLAWQGKVNEIPDSQVQAVTGDSLLIRAGAAEALFTAPAGSTGCIAWWGISEQVETCYGRISQIVGLETDVAQHLAAGDPFQSGLLNVTEGQQVTRLVDFPLSYQTGITQIATYSIGPRESLTLFGQTAQYQRIDERIWMPELDYSALNQYWVDPATGQVRRSLQHPSPEFPVFEVISTHKHGKDAQE
- a CDS encoding ABC transporter ATP-binding protein, translating into MTTPVLELDSLNCGYGQQLIVNALSIHLREGDIGCLLGPSGCGKTTTLRAIAGFEPITGGAIRLDGKPLSTTQLRVSPEQRQIGMVFQDYALFPHLTVAENVSFGIHTSPERKRIVDELLSLVKLDKLGRRYPHELSGGQQQRVALARALAPNPRLLLLDEPFSNLDGELRRRLSAEVREILKSRGISAMLVTHDQAEAFAVCDQVGVLKDGHLQQWDTPYNLYHEPTTPFVASFIGQGYFIRGHMQARDTVATELGTIQGNRAYPMTEGSPVDVLLRPDDLVGDASSALRARVIDRTFQGATILYRMQLSTGTQLEALFPSHADHQPGDEVGLRVAAEHLVVFPAQGSVNLHAQLPLEQVLDTGRSA
- the cysQ gene encoding 3'(2'),5'-bisphosphate nucleotidase CysQ, with translation MHPDEQQRLLTELVSLTRAAGDVIMDIYHSDFAVRGKHDASPVTDADERAEALILAGLAELGVAFPVVAEEATAAGHVPEVADCFWLVDPLDGTREFINRNGEFTVNIALIEHGSPLLGVVYAPAINALYAGSRAGGAYVEDTEGRRAIRARAPASEGLDVLASRSHGDDAALKQLLAERPIRSLINAGSSLKLCLLAAGQADIYPRQGRTMEWDIAAGHAVLAAAGGQIQTLDGGPLLYGKPGFENPHFVASGAQPFFS
- the grxD gene encoding Grx4 family monothiol glutaredoxin gives rise to the protein MDTIDTIKEQIANNPVLIYMKGAPNAPQCGFSARASQALMACGEKFAYVDILQNPDIRATLPGYANWPTFPQLWINGELVGGSDIILELHESGELQTMVKAAQPAA
- a CDS encoding YjbH domain-containing protein, coding for MQRPFLTTLSAAALPSMLVVSLTATADINSRYSTTQHDFGGVGLLQTPTARMAEDGNLSFNANRTEPYSRYSISAQPLPWLEGTIRYIAITNRNYGPEEFSGDQSFKDKAIDFKVRLLKEGYWTPQVAFGMRDAGGTGLFSSEYFVANKRFYDLDVSLGLAWGYIGNRGGITNPLGWLKDSFKDRGEVTADVSQAGDLGTNRYFKGPIGIFGGVEYQTPWDRLRLKVELDGNDYQSEPLSNQIDQDYPINFGATYRLGENIDLTAALERGNTAMFGITYQANMKTNPEPKKYLDPAPEARRRLPVGVNGGQVDWADISRRLNENAGIKVHQISLHDDEVIVTGEQTRFRNRAQGIGRAARVLDNSLGEGSYDWYTLVYRPRGMDVSQTSINADTLRRYEMNEVNADTLRKGVVNAVPSVLDDDVVYTAPLDKYSFGTSLGYTQNVGGPDGFLLYQFLLRFNGAYYFDENKWLNGSVGVNLLNNYDKFKYDAPSNLPRVRTDIRSYATSSDVQLSRLQYTQTHRLDRDLYAMAYAGLFEWMYGGVGGEVLYRPYGANWAIGADFNWVKQRGFEQDFSFRDYSTLTGHVTGYLQTGIYDVLAKGSVGRYLAGDYGATLDLSRRFDNGFTMGAWATMTNVSKEEFGEGSFDKGVYIQIPFDAFFIRSTTSVGTIAWNPLTRDGGARLARYYQLYNFTSDRDLDNFNDGFRRLTE
- the argF gene encoding ornithine carbamoyltransferase, with translation MTTRHFLSLMDCSEVELISLIKRGVELKSLHRQGVVYEPLKNRVLGMIFEKASTRTRVSFEAGMIHLGGQAIFLSPRDTQLGRGEPIEDSARVLSSMCDAIMIRTFAHETLETFAQYSKVPIINGLSDDLHPCQLLADMQTYLEHRGSIKGKTVAWIGDGNNMCNTFIQAAIQFDFQLRVACPEGYEPAQQFLDQAGERVTIVRDPLEAVAGAHLVNTDVWASMGQEDEAAARLKQFAPYQVTPAMLDAADESVLFMHCLPAHRGEEVSDALMDDPRSVVWDQAENRLHAQKALVEFLLVE
- a CDS encoding capsule biosynthesis GfcC D2 domain-containing protein encodes the protein MIARLLLAALLLHPPLLAAAPTFSIDGAVDKPGTYNWQPGVRLLDASVTAQVNPDAWYMGATLQRESAKLEQRKLKVGLLFDLRSAKVRSRLSHNPEAQALIEQLIAQVQAMPVTGRVMAEMNPLKQRLIRHNPLLEAGDSISYAHRPSSITVTGAVQATCQLAYSYTATPYDYLAACPAHPLASADSLFLIQPDGAVIHLGSGHWNQQTAPVAVGATLLVPVSEAVLTAADEPETFNEDMAAFIATQTPAQERAR
- a CDS encoding VanZ family protein, with the protein product MWRELERYRLIWRPLFVIVFFALLALGLYLGMRPTPPPAAYSWQASLYHGGGIFALTLLSFLAFARWPWWLRAVLMTAVGGAVEMVQALHPTRSTDWNDIIANSIGLVIGLLLIGSYQYMLRRQAN
- a CDS encoding polysaccharide biosynthesis/export family protein, yielding MDTDRLIAEDSVEASMVEMVQITPKVLAQESVVRPERQIPQALLDYTPENYRLGPNDALFITVWDHPELTIPGGQQQPSSANARVVRDDGTLFYPFIGNVKVEGLTQEELRKLISERLARYIEQPQVDVNILEYNSQKVTLSGAFVEPGFRAINSQPLTLLQAVGEAGIDQNRADLSRLQILRDGQIYTLDYDYLTGHPSAVGSIYLKDGDKLHFGLNDARKVFVMGEVPRPTALAYSTSRMTLSEVLATVGGPSPTTSSGREVYVIRGVENLETDKATVFQLNAQSPSAFILADQFEMQPQDVVFVGAAGITRWNRFISQLLPSATLVGTAARAGSDYNDFTDDN
- a CDS encoding transposase — its product is MSIDDFKPRFTRTEIWKGWQRTPPKPERQIPYDLQLITLRLADSLPASAMLSLQQEVRAQPPQERVLYRRKRLDHYLQQGHGCCLLKHPKMAAELADALESQNRKRYKLIAWCIMPNHAQILLEPTYATPRIIQGWKTATTHWMQSNKEALALETPGRLLWMRDYWDRYIKDEQDLHQSIQELHGTPVSAGLCEQPQQWRWSSAYESG